From one Pseudobdellovibrionaceae bacterium genomic stretch:
- a CDS encoding helix-turn-helix transcriptional regulator has translation MDLKSTMHKPLGSYLKARRIAAGLTQHDVSTKLGYTTPQFVSNFERGLCSPPLNALAVLVKLYGMDPEELIDLILRYQEQLLRQTLLGEKKRTVRRARKAN, from the coding sequence ATGGATTTGAAATCAACGATGCATAAGCCCTTGGGAAGTTATCTAAAAGCACGCCGAATCGCGGCTGGTTTAACACAGCATGATGTGTCAACAAAATTAGGTTATACAACACCTCAATTCGTCAGCAATTTTGAGCGAGGCCTCTGTTCTCCTCCGCTAAATGCTCTTGCTGTTTTGGTAAAGCTTTATGGAATGGACCCAGAGGAATTAATTGATTTGATTCTGCGTTATCAGGAACAACTTCTTCGCCAGACTCTTCTCGGCGAAAAAAAGCGCACGGTACGTCGCGCTCGTAAAGCGAACTAA